The Pectinophora gossypiella chromosome 10, ilPecGoss1.1, whole genome shotgun sequence genome contains a region encoding:
- the LOC126370143 gene encoding AN1-type zinc finger protein 6: MERESNPMEALCRSGCGFYGNPSTDGLCSVCFKEALKKKQQPPASTPSPVSAAFVPAAPAPTPLAAAAPTVPTLPAQPQHHTDKLEEESGAGTSGTSTGASDTDADDKDPSKDKKKKNRCAVCRKKVGLTGFECRCGGLFCAVHRYSDKHECSFDYRELGAQEIRRNNPVVVSQKIHKI, from the exons ATGGAGCGTGAATCTAATCCTATGGAGGCTTTGTGCCGCTCCGGCTGTGGGTTCTACGGGAACCCCTCCACAGACGGACTCTGTTCGGTATGCTTCAAG GAGGCTTTAAAGAAGAAGCAGCAGCCCCCGGCGTCGACGCCGTCGCCTGTGTCCGCAGCGTTCGTgccggccgcgcccgcgcccacgccgctcgccgccgccgcgcccacCGTGCCCACTCTGCCCGCGCAGCCGCAGCACCACACAGAT aAATTGGAAGAGGAGAGTGGAGCGGGCACGAGTGGCACAAGCACGGGCGCCTCTGACACCGACGCGGACGACAAGGATCCCAGCAAGgacaagaagaaaaagaatagGTGCGCCGTCTGCCGCAAGAAGGTTGGACTCACAG GGTTCGAGTGCCGCTGCGGCGGGCTGTTCTGCGCCGTGCACCGGTACAGCGACAAGCACGAGTGCTCGTTCGACTACCGGGAGCTGGGCGCGCAGGAGATCCGCCGCAACAACCCCGTCGTCGTCTCGCAGAAGATACACAAGATATGA
- the LOC126370147 gene encoding uncharacterized protein LOC126370147, with protein sequence MENDPNKKESKGKRLFKKAIRRNSKSNNSSQQSALEQSASVSRSKSFENKQQSEEVNDSTPLPTPEGPHERAEHNEAQKHRPDDKPRAQELTLRNVGPFDVVKGKKIVDIQEKHNQVFGSSPDQPKLKSPQDTVKQKDYFLEPETSKRGVKRVCFLCLRKNNQT encoded by the coding sequence ATGGAAAATGACCCTAACAAAAAAGAGTCGAAGGGGAAGAGGTTATTTAAAAAGGCGATAAGACGCAATAGTAAATCTAACAACAGTAGTCAGCAGAGCGCTCTGGAACAGAGTGCGAGTGTGAGCCGCTCTAAGAGCTTCGAGAATAAGCAACAATCTGAGGAGGTGAATGACAGCACGCCGCTGCCCACGCCCGAGGGGCCGCACGAGCGCGCGGAGCACAATGAGGCGCAGAAACACAGGCCCGACGACAAGCCGCGTGCGCAGGAACTGACGCTCCGCAACGTCGGCCCATTCGATGTCGTCAAGGGCAAGAAGATCGTTGACATCCAGGAGAAGCACAACCAAGTGTTCGGCAGTTCGCCAGACCAGCCCAAACTTAAGAGCCCGCAGGACACCGTCAAACAGAAAGATTACTTTTTAGAGCCTGAAACTAGCAAACGTGGCGTTAAAAGggtctgttttctttgtctaCGAAAGAATAACCAGACTTAA